One part of the Glycine soja cultivar W05 chromosome 11, ASM419377v2, whole genome shotgun sequence genome encodes these proteins:
- the LOC114376214 gene encoding mavicyanin-like, with protein MAFIEKAVVFLMMTAFQVSNSAVHKVGDSAGWTIIGNIDYKKWAATKNFQVGDTIIFEYNAKFHNVMRVTHGMYKSCNASSPLTRMSTGNDTIKITNYGHHLFLCGVPGHCQAGQKVDINVVKKVSAEAPTPSPISAMASPVPPAPSPNNGAPFIVVKGALIMPLLALALSSYASLGISLLVN; from the exons ATGGCATTCATAGAGAAAGCTGTGGTTTTCTTgatgatgacagctttccaagTTTCAAATTCAGCTGTTCACAAGGTTGGGGACTCTGCTGGTTGGACCATCATTGGTAACATAGATTACAAGAAGTGGGCTGCTACTAAGAACTTCCAAGTTGGTGACACTATCA TTTTTGAATACAATGCAAAGTTCCACAACGTGATGCGAGTGACGCATGGTATGTACAAGTCATGCAATGCATCATCCCCGTTGACGAGGATGAGCACAGGCAATGACACCATAAAGATAACAAACTATGGTCACCACTTGTTCTTGTGTGGCGTCCCTGGTCACTGCCAAGCAGGACAGAAGGTAGATATTAACGTGGTGAAGAAGGTATCTGCAGAAGCACCAACACCATCACCAATATCAGCAATGGCCTCTCCAGTTCCACCTGCACCTTCTCCTAACAATGGAGCCCCATTCATTGTTGTAAAGGGAGCTTTAATAATGCCACTGCTTGCACTTGCTCTTTCTAGCTATGCATCATTGGGAATATCTCTActtgttaattag